A single region of the Geobacillus subterraneus genome encodes:
- a CDS encoding ArsR family transcriptional regulator — MEKRGVAVRHFESGDRRGRERLKKPSFPAAMSRRQKEGCIIRIRLGLFGADDSLSMIQAVAQEYKELVCVPVVYWDESEVIDLIRPLASEVDMWLFSGQVPYSIVKQSGEVDAPLFYVPHIGASLYRTLLQAHYTAQIPVSRLSFDTYERREIERLLEEAGIEEPIPYVKHYEGGISAQELSDYHYTLWKQGKTEAAVTCLRTAHLELEKLGMPVYRVLPARSAVEAVIQTIIRTGQMLQAQDAQIAVQMIEVDAMQAASPETFSTDDIYRLEMKTTEKLLRYAKKVQGSLKSAGPGRYVIFTTRGALKEITEGYKTVPSAEETGLLDGEVIACGIGIGRTAYEAEIQAGKAFLHAKQSGRGAWMVVFDDGTISGPLGKSVHLRYSLGGGELRQLAERTGLSAATLCKLKAILQKRGTNEIEAHELASYMRIVPRSARRILNQLETVGLAEVAGETNPYPRGRPRKVYRIFL, encoded by the coding sequence ATGGAAAAACGTGGGGTCGCAGTCCGCCACTTTGAAAGCGGAGACAGGCGGGGAAGAGAGCGGCTGAAGAAGCCGTCTTTTCCCGCCGCTATGAGCAGGCGGCAAAAGGAGGGATGTATCATCCGCATTCGCTTAGGTCTGTTTGGTGCGGACGATTCGCTGTCCATGATTCAGGCGGTGGCGCAAGAGTACAAAGAGCTTGTTTGCGTTCCCGTTGTGTATTGGGATGAAAGTGAAGTGATCGATTTGATCCGCCCGCTCGCGTCAGAAGTTGATATGTGGCTGTTCTCCGGACAAGTGCCGTATTCGATCGTGAAGCAGTCCGGTGAGGTCGATGCGCCGCTGTTTTATGTGCCACATATTGGTGCCAGCTTGTACCGCACACTGCTGCAGGCGCACTATACTGCGCAGATTCCGGTCAGCCGACTTAGTTTTGACACGTACGAGCGTCGCGAAATCGAACGGCTGCTGGAAGAGGCGGGTATCGAAGAGCCGATTCCATACGTCAAGCATTACGAGGGAGGCATTTCGGCCCAGGAACTGTCCGACTATCATTACACCCTTTGGAAACAAGGGAAAACGGAAGCAGCGGTCACCTGTTTGCGGACAGCCCATCTTGAACTGGAGAAACTCGGGATGCCGGTGTATCGGGTATTGCCTGCCCGCTCGGCGGTGGAAGCGGTCATCCAAACAATCATTCGCACCGGACAGATGCTGCAGGCGCAAGATGCGCAAATCGCCGTGCAAATGATTGAAGTCGATGCGATGCAGGCGGCCTCCCCAGAGACATTTTCGACCGATGACATATATCGTCTGGAGATGAAGACAACAGAAAAATTGCTACGGTATGCAAAAAAAGTCCAAGGGTCGCTCAAAAGCGCCGGACCGGGCCGCTATGTCATTTTTACGACAAGAGGTGCATTAAAAGAGATCACCGAAGGCTATAAAACGGTCCCCTCGGCGGAGGAGACGGGGCTCCTTGACGGCGAGGTCATCGCGTGCGGAATCGGCATCGGCCGAACGGCGTATGAGGCCGAAATTCAGGCTGGGAAGGCGTTTTTGCATGCGAAACAAAGCGGGCGGGGTGCGTGGATGGTGGTGTTTGATGACGGAACGATCTCGGGTCCGTTAGGAAAAAGTGTGCACCTCCGCTATTCGCTCGGCGGCGGAGAACTGCGGCAGCTGGCGGAGCGGACGGGATTAAGCGCCGCGACGCTCTGCAAATTGAAAGCCATATTGCAAAAACGCGGAACCAACGAGATCGAAGCGCATGAGTTGGCTTCTTACATGCGGATTGTGCCGCGCAGCGCCCGCCGGATTTTAAACCAATTGGAGACTGTGGGCCTTGCCGAAGTGGCCGGGGAGACCAACCCGTATCCGCGCGGGCGTCCGCGCAAAGTATACCGCATTTTCTTATAA
- a CDS encoding N-acetylmuramoyl-L-alanine amidase, giving the protein MRRGIWLALLFCLLWLAAAAWPVGAKGESGKTAQLAVVTADQVNVRQGPGVPYRPLANVHRGEAYRLIEVKDGWVNIEWKPNRTGWIAARYVTLAKETAIVQENRLRLRQEPSRDGRIIGHLARGETVWIIKEDGEWTEVIADGAIGWVSSAYLTAARESSISHQTGIVNASSLNVRAEPSLKAARVGRLVRGEEVEIVEKKPGWYKIASQTGLDGWVSSAYVQVKGGQANEKEAEVPQSAGRSLPSAIAPSDSRLYVDSWTRGPIQALAGKTIVLDAGHGGKDGGAQSINGVTEKTLTMETAKRLKEKFETYGARVVLTRAGDDYVPLSARVAAARLYQADAFISLHYDSAADRDASGVTVYYYDRFADYGLAQSFEGPFSQLSILPFRGLAFGDYYVLRENERPSVLLELGYLSNRSDAAVVATNGYQEAVTTAIVNAVRHYVQSHGLLEKTGD; this is encoded by the coding sequence ATGAGGCGAGGAATATGGCTCGCCCTGTTGTTTTGTTTGCTATGGCTGGCTGCGGCTGCTTGGCCGGTGGGGGCGAAAGGGGAGAGTGGGAAAACCGCTCAGTTGGCGGTGGTGACGGCGGATCAGGTGAACGTCCGCCAAGGACCGGGGGTGCCGTACCGTCCATTGGCGAACGTTCACCGTGGCGAGGCGTATCGGCTGATCGAGGTCAAGGATGGATGGGTGAACATCGAGTGGAAACCGAATCGAACCGGGTGGATCGCCGCGCGGTACGTCACGTTGGCAAAAGAGACGGCCATCGTGCAAGAAAACCGACTCCGCCTTCGACAAGAGCCGAGCAGAGATGGGCGAATTATCGGGCATTTGGCGCGGGGAGAAACGGTATGGATCATCAAGGAAGATGGGGAATGGACGGAAGTGATCGCAGACGGTGCGATCGGCTGGGTGTCTTCAGCATACCTCACTGCAGCTCGGGAGTCATCGATTTCGCATCAAACCGGAATCGTCAACGCCAGTTCGCTCAACGTGCGGGCTGAGCCGTCATTGAAGGCAGCGCGCGTCGGCCGCCTTGTCCGGGGCGAAGAGGTCGAGATTGTGGAAAAGAAACCGGGATGGTACAAAATTGCCTCCCAAACAGGGCTTGATGGGTGGGTGTCATCCGCATATGTGCAGGTAAAGGGTGGACAAGCTAATGAAAAGGAAGCGGAAGTGCCCCAGTCGGCTGGCCGCTCGCTGCCTTCAGCCATCGCGCCTAGCGACTCCCGCCTTTATGTAGACAGCTGGACGCGCGGACCCATTCAGGCGCTCGCCGGAAAAACGATCGTGCTTGACGCCGGCCATGGCGGCAAAGACGGCGGGGCGCAAAGCATCAATGGCGTAACAGAAAAAACGTTGACGATGGAAACGGCTAAGCGGCTGAAAGAAAAGTTCGAAACATATGGAGCGCGTGTTGTATTGACGCGCGCTGGTGATGATTATGTGCCGCTGTCGGCGCGCGTTGCCGCCGCCCGCTTGTACCAGGCCGATGCGTTTATTAGCTTGCACTACGACAGCGCGGCGGACCGGGACGCTTCCGGTGTCACCGTTTACTACTACGACCGGTTTGCTGATTACGGCTTGGCGCAATCATTCGAAGGGCCGTTCTCACAGCTCTCTATCTTGCCGTTTCGCGGCCTCGCCTTTGGCGACTATTACGTGTTGCGGGAAAACGAGCGGCCGTCCGTGTTGCTTGAGCTCGGCTATTTAAGCAATCGGTCGGACGCTGCAGTCGTGGCGACAAACGGTTATCAAGAAGCAGTGACGACGGCCATCGTGAATGCCGTACGTCATTATGTTCAATCGCACGGCCTTTTGGAAAAGACCGGTGATTAA
- the brnQ gene encoding branched-chain amino acid transport system II carrier protein, which yields MKTRDVLFTGLMLFSLFFGAGNLIFPPYLGMEAGTAVWPAVLGFIVTGVGLPLLSVAAVAFAKDGIRSLGNAVHPLFSLCFSLAVYLAIGPFFGIPRAASVAYEIGAKPFFPESGSLVMWLFTGLFFALVYWLSLNPSKLVDRIGQLLTPVLLLSIAVLCLAGLIRLDDPQAMPAEKYASAPFVKGMLEGYLTMDTIAALAFGIVVIHALRDRGVDRPALQAKATMQAGLIAGLGLALVYGGIAIIGSRMAGAGSFANGAELLSYVSSLLFGSGGKLLLGVIVALACLTTAVGLVAACAQYFQELTPTVSYRTYVIVLTLFSFLMSNLGLNALIAVSVPVLTMLYPLAIVLVALSFFRRFYRGSAKVYGMALLFTGMFSLYDGLKTIGLETAWLEPLLSWAPLFSVGLGWVVPALIGAALGLMIDRPSATKRKHAA from the coding sequence ATGAAGACGAGAGATGTGTTGTTTACAGGATTGATGCTATTTTCTCTCTTTTTTGGCGCGGGGAACTTGATTTTCCCTCCGTATTTAGGGATGGAAGCAGGAACGGCCGTATGGCCGGCGGTTCTTGGATTTATCGTCACCGGTGTTGGGCTGCCGCTGTTGTCAGTCGCGGCGGTGGCGTTCGCAAAAGACGGCATCCGTTCGCTCGGCAACGCCGTTCATCCGCTGTTCAGCCTTTGCTTTTCACTCGCGGTGTATTTGGCGATCGGCCCGTTTTTCGGCATCCCGCGCGCGGCTAGCGTCGCCTATGAAATCGGAGCGAAGCCGTTTTTCCCTGAGAGCGGATCTTTGGTGATGTGGCTGTTTACCGGCCTCTTTTTCGCCCTTGTGTACTGGCTCAGCTTAAACCCGTCGAAGCTTGTGGATCGAATCGGTCAGCTGTTGACGCCGGTGTTGCTGCTTTCGATTGCCGTGCTTTGCCTTGCCGGTTTAATCCGGCTTGACGACCCGCAGGCGATGCCGGCTGAGAAGTACGCCTCGGCGCCGTTTGTGAAAGGGATGCTCGAAGGGTATTTAACGATGGATACGATCGCGGCCCTTGCCTTTGGCATCGTCGTCATTCATGCGCTTCGTGACCGCGGGGTGGACCGGCCGGCGTTGCAGGCAAAAGCGACGATGCAAGCCGGGTTGATCGCCGGATTGGGTCTCGCGCTCGTTTATGGCGGCATTGCCATCATTGGCTCTAGAATGGCGGGTGCCGGTTCCTTTGCCAACGGAGCCGAGCTATTGTCATACGTGTCATCGCTGCTGTTTGGCAGCGGAGGGAAGTTGCTGTTGGGCGTGATCGTGGCGCTTGCCTGCTTAACAACGGCGGTTGGTCTAGTCGCTGCTTGTGCGCAATACTTTCAAGAGCTCACCCCGACTGTTTCGTACCGAACGTATGTCATTGTATTAACCTTATTTAGCTTTTTGATGTCAAACCTCGGCTTAAATGCGTTGATCGCTGTTTCCGTTCCAGTGTTGACGATGCTGTATCCATTGGCGATCGTGCTCGTCGCCCTGTCGTTTTTCCGCCGCTTTTACCGTGGTTCGGCGAAAGTGTACGGGATGGCGTTGCTCTTTACCGGCATGTTCAGCCTGTATGACGGTTTGAAAACGATCGGGCTGGAGACGGCATGGTTAGAACCGCTCCTCTCATGGGCGCCGCTGTTTTCAGTCGGGCTCGGCTGGGTTGTCCCTGCGCTGATTGGCGCTGCGCTTGGCTTGATGATCGATCGGCCGTCCGCAACGAAACGGAAACATGCGGCGTAA
- a CDS encoding UDP-glucose dehydrogenase family protein, giving the protein MKIAIAGTGYVGLVTAACLADKGHDVTCVDVNEEKIRLLNEGIVPIYEPGLDSLIQRNGVRLRFTTNDVEAYQRAEVIMIAVGTPPQPDGSVRLDDVWGALRRIAGAAERDCLVVIKSTVPVGTGDEAARFLAENGRPEVKFDVVSNPEFLSQGTAVRDTLQAPRIVLGVDSDRAERVMKELYAPFALPYVVTDRRSAEMIKYAANVFLALKISYINEIANVCELVGADIQAVAEGIGMDPRIGRRFLRAGVGYGGSCLPKDANALYSLAASHGYSLKTVWAAIDVNEKQKWKLLDKARLHIGDFRNRTVAVLGAAFKPGTDDVRESPALANIERLISEGAVVRVWDPAALGHVSRRFGDAVVCCETIEEAIRGADVCFIFTEWPAVLQFDLHCYKTLMKTPLVVDGRNCYDPKAAEAAGLIYESIGRPVGHRQLKVDRAVDVLQCASAAFFRKQCE; this is encoded by the coding sequence GTGAAGATAGCGATTGCGGGAACGGGATATGTTGGACTTGTGACCGCGGCTTGTCTGGCCGATAAAGGGCATGATGTGACATGCGTCGATGTGAACGAAGAGAAAATTCGCCTATTAAATGAAGGGATCGTCCCGATTTATGAGCCGGGGCTTGACTCGCTTATTCAGCGAAACGGCGTTCGCCTTCGCTTTACGACCAACGATGTGGAAGCGTATCAACGGGCGGAAGTGATCATGATCGCCGTCGGCACGCCGCCGCAGCCGGACGGGTCTGTGCGGCTTGATGATGTATGGGGCGCATTGCGACGCATCGCCGGGGCGGCCGAACGCGATTGCCTTGTCGTTATCAAGTCGACCGTGCCCGTCGGCACTGGCGATGAAGCCGCCCGTTTTTTGGCGGAAAACGGACGGCCGGAGGTGAAATTCGACGTCGTATCCAACCCGGAGTTTTTGTCGCAAGGAACGGCAGTGCGCGATACACTGCAGGCGCCGCGCATTGTATTGGGAGTGGATTCGGACCGGGCTGAACGGGTGATGAAGGAGCTGTACGCCCCGTTTGCCCTCCCGTACGTCGTGACGGACCGGAGAAGCGCTGAGATGATCAAGTATGCGGCCAATGTGTTTTTGGCGTTGAAAATTTCGTACATCAACGAGATCGCCAATGTATGCGAGTTGGTAGGCGCTGATATTCAGGCGGTGGCGGAAGGAATCGGCATGGATCCGCGCATCGGCCGCCGCTTTTTGCGCGCCGGCGTCGGGTATGGAGGCTCATGCCTGCCGAAAGATGCAAATGCCCTCTATTCCTTGGCGGCTTCCCACGGCTATTCGCTCAAAACGGTATGGGCGGCGATCGACGTCAATGAGAAACAAAAATGGAAACTTCTTGACAAAGCGCGTCTGCACATTGGGGATTTCCGCAACCGGACGGTCGCCGTGCTTGGCGCCGCATTCAAGCCGGGCACCGATGATGTGCGCGAGTCTCCTGCCTTGGCGAACATCGAGCGGCTCATTTCCGAAGGAGCAGTCGTGCGCGTCTGGGACCCGGCCGCCCTCGGTCATGTCTCGCGCCGTTTTGGCGATGCGGTTGTTTGTTGCGAGACGATCGAGGAAGCCATTCGCGGCGCGGATGTTTGTTTCATTTTCACCGAATGGCCGGCTGTGTTGCAATTTGACCTTCACTGCTACAAGACGCTGATGAAAACACCGCTTGTGGTGGATGGACGGAATTGCTACGACCCGAAGGCGGCCGAAGCCGCCGGCTTAATCTACGAGTCGATTGGGCGGCCGGTGGGGCATAGGCAGCTGAAAGTGGATCGGGCTGTTGACGTTCTCCAGTGCGCCTCAGCTGCCTTTTTCCGCAAACAATGCGAATAG
- a CDS encoding plasmid pRiA4b ORF-3 family protein, producing the protein MNPDNLAKLIDELSAMFHPTERDRPHGRWVEAPKSAPPSKRRRSKTAYQLKITLNGIRPPIWRRVLVPGHATFHELHLIIQEAMGWEQAHLYEFDFGSVLIGIPDGWDSFQLEKELMDARRIPLQQWLTEEKQKFLYIYDFGDYWRHTVTVEKIETLPKPLERAACLKGKRACPPEDCGGVYGYLELLEAAAQKDSLADPELRELVDWMYDMKGEDFDPDAFDVEEANERLAYIRL; encoded by the coding sequence ATGAACCCCGACAATCTTGCTAAACTGATCGACGAATTGTCTGCCATGTTCCATCCGACAGAGCGGGACCGTCCACACGGCAGATGGGTTGAGGCGCCAAAGAGCGCACCCCCCTCCAAACGGCGGCGGTCCAAAACAGCCTACCAGCTGAAAATCACATTAAACGGCATCCGCCCGCCGATTTGGCGGCGCGTCCTTGTTCCCGGACATGCGACATTTCACGAGCTTCATCTCATCATCCAAGAAGCGATGGGATGGGAACAAGCCCATTTATACGAATTCGATTTCGGAAGCGTTCTCATCGGCATCCCTGACGGCTGGGATTCGTTTCAGCTGGAAAAAGAACTGATGGACGCCCGCCGCATCCCATTACAGCAATGGCTGACGGAAGAAAAACAAAAGTTTCTATATATTTACGATTTTGGCGACTACTGGCGCCATACCGTCACTGTTGAAAAGATTGAAACACTCCCAAAACCGTTGGAACGCGCCGCTTGCCTGAAAGGAAAACGGGCGTGCCCTCCCGAGGATTGCGGCGGCGTCTATGGCTACCTGGAGCTGCTGGAAGCGGCGGCGCAAAAAGACTCTCTTGCCGATCCCGAATTGCGCGAGCTGGTAGACTGGATGTACGACATGAAAGGCGAAGATTTTGACCCTGATGCCTTTGACGTCGAGGAAGCGAACGAGCGGCTGGCCTATATCCGATTGTAA
- a CDS encoding hydantoinase/carbamoylase family amidase, translating into MIQGERLWQRLMELGEVGKKPSGGVTRLSFTAEERRAKDFVASYMREAGLSVYEDAAGNLIGRKEGANPDAPVVLVGSHLDSVYNGGCFDGPLGVLAGVEVVQAMNEHGVVTHHPIEVVAFTDEEGARFRFGTIGSRAMAGMLPQEALERRDAEGISLAEAMKQAGLDPDRLPQAARKPGTVKAYVELHIEQGRVLEEAGLPVGLVTGIAGLIWVKFTIEGKAEHAGATPMSLRRDPMAAAAQIIAIIEEEARRTGTTVGTVGQLHVYPGGINVIPERVEFVLDLRDLKADVRDQVWNAIAARAETIAKERNVRLTTERLQEMPPVLCSDEVKRAAEAACRKLGYLPFWLPSGAGHDGVQLASICPIGMIFVRSQDGVSHSPAEWSTKEDCAAGAEVLYHTVWQLAQRE; encoded by the coding sequence TTGATTCAAGGGGAACGTCTTTGGCAGCGGCTCATGGAACTAGGGGAGGTCGGCAAGAAACCAAGCGGCGGCGTCACGCGCCTCTCGTTCACTGCTGAAGAGCGGAGGGCCAAAGATTTCGTCGCTTCCTACATGCGCGAAGCGGGGCTCTCTGTATATGAAGATGCGGCTGGCAACTTGATCGGACGGAAAGAAGGAGCGAATCCGGATGCCCCGGTCGTCCTTGTTGGATCTCATCTCGATTCGGTTTACAACGGCGGTTGCTTTGATGGACCGCTCGGGGTGTTGGCCGGCGTGGAAGTCGTTCAGGCGATGAACGAGCACGGGGTTGTGACGCACCATCCAATTGAAGTCGTGGCATTTACGGACGAAGAAGGAGCGCGCTTTCGTTTCGGCACGATCGGCAGCCGCGCGATGGCCGGGATGCTGCCGCAGGAAGCGCTCGAGCGCCGCGACGCGGAAGGGATTTCCCTCGCTGAAGCGATGAAACAGGCGGGGCTTGACCCGGACCGCTTGCCGCAGGCAGCGCGAAAGCCAGGAACGGTGAAAGCTTATGTCGAACTGCACATCGAACAAGGACGGGTGCTGGAGGAGGCTGGTCTTCCAGTTGGCCTCGTCACTGGCATCGCCGGTCTGATTTGGGTGAAATTTACCATCGAAGGAAAGGCAGAACATGCCGGCGCCACGCCGATGTCATTGCGGCGCGACCCGATGGCCGCCGCCGCGCAAATTATTGCGATCATTGAAGAGGAAGCAAGACGAACAGGAACAACGGTCGGTACTGTAGGACAGTTGCATGTCTATCCGGGCGGTATTAATGTCATTCCGGAACGGGTCGAATTTGTGCTCGATTTGCGTGACTTGAAGGCTGATGTGCGCGATCAAGTATGGAATGCCATAGCCGCGCGGGCAGAGACGATCGCCAAGGAGCGGAACGTTCGCCTCACAACCGAGCGTCTGCAAGAGATGCCGCCGGTGCTATGTTCCGATGAGGTGAAGCGCGCGGCGGAGGCGGCGTGCCGAAAGCTTGGCTATTTGCCGTTTTGGCTGCCGAGCGGTGCAGGCCATGACGGCGTACAGTTGGCTTCGATTTGCCCGATCGGCATGATCTTTGTCCGCTCCCAAGATGGGGTGAGCCATAGTCCGGCGGAATGGAGCACTAAAGAAGACTGCGCTGCTGGTGCAGAGGTGCTTTATCATACGGTGTGGCAACTGGCCCAACGGGAATAA
- a CDS encoding M20 family metallopeptidase, whose protein sequence is MTKEEIKRLVDEVKQEVIAWRRHLHAHPELSFQEEKTAQFVYETLQSFGHLELSRPTKTSVMARLVGPKPGRVVAIRADMDALPIQEENTFKFASKNPGVMHACGHDGHTAMLLGTAKIFAQLRDHIHGEIRFLFQHAEELFPGGAEEMVQAGVMDGVDVVIGTHLWSPLERGKIGIVYGPMMAAPDRFFIRIIGKGGHGAMPHQTIDAIAIGAQVVTNLQHIVSRYVDPLEPLVLSVTQFVAGTAHNVLPGEVEIQGTVRTFDAELRQTVPQWMERIVKGITEAHGASYEFQFDYGYRPVINYDEVTHVIEETARELFGEEAVARLKPNMGGEDFSAFLQKAPGSFFYVGAGNVEKGIVYPHHHPRFTIDEDALEIGVQMFVAATLKLLAS, encoded by the coding sequence ATGACAAAGGAAGAAATCAAACGGCTCGTCGATGAAGTGAAACAGGAGGTCATCGCCTGGCGCCGCCACTTGCACGCCCATCCCGAATTGTCGTTCCAGGAAGAGAAAACGGCGCAGTTTGTGTACGAGACGCTGCAATCGTTCGGCCACCTTGAGCTTTCGCGGCCGACGAAAACGAGCGTGATGGCGCGCCTTGTCGGCCCAAAGCCAGGCCGGGTCGTCGCCATTCGCGCCGATATGGACGCGTTGCCGATTCAAGAAGAAAACACATTTAAGTTTGCTTCCAAAAACCCAGGCGTCATGCATGCGTGCGGGCATGACGGCCATACGGCGATGCTGTTGGGGACGGCGAAAATTTTTGCCCAGCTTCGTGATCACATTCATGGTGAGATTCGCTTTTTGTTCCAACACGCGGAAGAACTGTTCCCCGGCGGAGCGGAAGAGATGGTGCAAGCTGGCGTCATGGACGGGGTGGACGTCGTCATCGGCACCCACCTTTGGTCGCCGCTTGAGCGCGGAAAAATCGGCATTGTGTATGGGCCGATGATGGCCGCACCGGACCGCTTTTTCATCCGCATCATCGGCAAAGGCGGCCATGGGGCGATGCCGCATCAAACGATCGATGCCATCGCCATCGGGGCGCAAGTGGTGACGAACTTGCAGCACATCGTCTCGCGCTATGTCGACCCGCTCGAGCCGCTTGTTCTGTCCGTGACACAATTTGTGGCGGGTACGGCCCATAATGTCCTGCCAGGGGAAGTCGAAATTCAAGGGACAGTGCGCACGTTCGACGCCGAGCTGCGCCAGACGGTCCCGCAATGGATGGAGCGCATTGTCAAAGGGATCACCGAAGCGCACGGCGCCTCGTATGAGTTTCAATTTGACTACGGATACCGCCCGGTCATTAACTACGATGAAGTGACCCACGTCATCGAAGAAACGGCGCGCGAGCTGTTCGGCGAAGAGGCAGTGGCCCGCTTGAAACCGAACATGGGCGGCGAAGATTTCTCCGCCTTTTTGCAAAAAGCGCCCGGCAGCTTTTTCTACGTGGGCGCGGGCAATGTAGAAAAAGGCATCGTGTACCCGCACCACCACCCGCGCTTTACGATTGACGAAGACGCGCTTGAGATCGGCGTGCAAATGTTTGTCGCCGCGACGTTGAAACTGTTGGCAAGCTGA
- a CDS encoding SEC-C domain-containing protein produces the protein MVKASRNNLCPCGSGKTYKHCCGKKEAVSIESLIDREVAKCMQDVFSFALERYEEELAFMMSGSPFQGLPNELETSANLLLTNWAIFHRHVDDKGMTIFSAYMRSRRRTRWRPAVQTHLKRWDEAVPSFDEIIHIEDERRFLVRDLLTRKEKYVRFLTPEELPSAREGDVLVGCLVPHGDEWAYFMKVLPIPKSGKDRLARALQAEWNPDMKTCEVFLRESFPELLEIAVHELLWQLLSEKDWGDRDQDDVFRELKKKEETTSSLVLSEAAFLWRAYCEMDEPVIKNPAVYAAALRYLASEMAGREFVNMEKVAEHYGVPVEEVEAAVMELFLFRTELLDDGDDEGENDDEWLFDDGDDGDEIWFDDGGMEDGDELDRAIEEWLDQVEELFDCEGWDVDQVHRLIDKAIRTWKKDGLLEGVDAAELRKELEELVWETFAERGFL, from the coding sequence ATGGTGAAGGCATCGCGAAACAATCTTTGTCCATGCGGCAGTGGGAAAACGTACAAGCATTGTTGTGGGAAGAAAGAAGCAGTATCGATAGAATCTCTAATTGACCGTGAAGTGGCCAAATGTATGCAAGATGTGTTTTCGTTTGCGTTAGAGCGATATGAGGAAGAGCTTGCTTTCATGATGTCTGGTTCTCCATTTCAAGGGCTTCCTAACGAGCTGGAGACCAGCGCCAATTTATTGCTGACGAACTGGGCGATTTTTCACAGACACGTTGATGACAAAGGGATGACAATTTTTTCAGCCTATATGAGAAGCCGGCGCCGCACGCGGTGGCGTCCAGCAGTGCAAACTCATTTGAAGCGATGGGACGAGGCGGTTCCGTCGTTTGACGAGATCATTCATATCGAGGATGAGCGGCGTTTCCTTGTACGCGATCTGTTGACCAGAAAAGAAAAGTACGTCCGTTTTTTGACGCCGGAGGAGCTTCCGTCTGCTAGGGAGGGGGACGTGTTAGTAGGATGCCTCGTTCCGCATGGGGACGAGTGGGCGTACTTCATGAAGGTGCTGCCGATTCCAAAGAGCGGGAAGGATCGGCTTGCGCGGGCGCTTCAAGCGGAATGGAATCCGGATATGAAAACGTGTGAAGTGTTTTTGCGCGAGTCGTTTCCGGAATTGCTTGAAATAGCGGTCCATGAGCTGTTGTGGCAGCTGCTGAGCGAAAAGGACTGGGGGGATCGAGATCAAGATGATGTTTTTCGCGAATTAAAGAAAAAGGAAGAAACAACCTCCTCCCTAGTGCTCAGCGAGGCTGCGTTCCTTTGGCGCGCATATTGCGAAATGGATGAACCGGTCATCAAGAATCCTGCTGTGTATGCGGCTGCACTCCGTTATTTGGCGAGTGAAATGGCTGGAAGAGAATTTGTCAATATGGAAAAGGTTGCGGAACACTACGGCGTTCCTGTAGAGGAAGTGGAAGCCGCTGTGATGGAATTGTTTTTATTTCGCACAGAGTTGCTCGATGATGGAGATGATGAGGGCGAGAATGATGATGAGTGGCTCTTTGACGATGGGGATGACGGTGATGAGATCTGGTTCGACGACGGTGGGATGGAGGATGGCGATGAGCTGGACCGTGCGATTGAGGAATGGCTTGACCAAGTTGAGGAGTTGTTTGATTGCGAGGGCTGGGACGTTGATCAAGTCCATCGCTTGATCGACAAAGCGATCCGAACATGGAAAAAGGACGGGTTGCTTGAAGGAGTCGATGCAGCTGAGTTGCGCAAGGAGCTCGAGGAGCTCGTCTGGGAGACGTTTGCCGAACGGGGATTTTTGTAA